One genomic segment of Arachis duranensis cultivar V14167 chromosome 4, aradu.V14167.gnm2.J7QH, whole genome shotgun sequence includes these proteins:
- the LOC107482475 gene encoding protein argonaute 4 has product MDSSELDGNGTEASLPPPPPVVPPDVVPVKAEDALAEPVKKKVSRLPIARRGLGSKGMKIALQTNHFKVNVTNNDGNFFHYSVAFAYEDGRPVEGKGFGRRIMDRVHETYASELNGKDFAYDGEKSLFTIGALPSNKLEFEVVLEDVVSNRNNGNCSPDGHGDNESDKKRMRRPYRAKKFKVEISYAAKIPMQAIANALRGQESENFQEAIRVLDIILRQHAAKQGCLLVRQSFFHNDPRNFAEVGGGVLGCRGFHSSFRTTQSGLSLNIDVTTTMTIQPGPVVDFLIANQNVRDPFQLDWAKAKRTLKNLRIKVSPSNQEYKITGLSELPCRDQTFSLKKGGRDGDDGTEEVTVYDYFVNARRIDLRYSAELPCINVGKPKRPTYFPIELCELVSLQRYTKALSTLQRASLVEKSRQKPPERMRVLSDALKTSNYGSEPMLQNCGISISTGFTQVDGRVLPSPRLKLGNGEDLNPRNGRWNFSNKSFVQPIKIERWAVVNFSARCDVRALVRDMIRVAGTKGISMEDPFDVLEESHQFRRSPPMVRVEKMFESMQSKLPGVPQFLLCLIPERKNCEIYGPWKKKNLTEYGIASQCMCPLRVNDQFLTNVLMKINAKLGGLNTLLGVEHSPALPVVSKAPTLILGMDVSHGSPGQSDIPSIAAVVSSRQWPLISKYRACVRTQSAKVEMIDNLFKKVSDKDDDGIIRELLLDFYVTSAKRKPDNIIIFRDGVSESQFNQVLNKELDQIIEACKFLDEKWEPKFVVIVAQKNHHTRFFQSGSPDNVPPGTVVDNKICHPRNYDFYLCAHAGMIGTSRPTHYHVLHDEVGFSADELQELVHSLSYVYQRSTTSISVVAPICYAHLAATQVGHFLKFEDKSETSSSHGGLSAAGAVPVPQLPKLQDSVSNSMFFC; this is encoded by the exons ATGGATTCATCTGAGCTGGATGGAAATGGTACCGAGGCATCCCTGCCACCACCACCCCCTGTTGTTCCACCTGATGTTGTCCCAGTTAAAGCAGAAGACGCACTTGCTGAACCTGTTAAGAAAAAGGTTTCTCGCCTTCCGATTGCCAGGCGTGGGCTGGGATCAAAAGGAATGAAGATAGCTCTTCAAACCAATCACTTCAAAGTTAATGTCACTAACAATGATGGAAATTTCTTCCATTATAGC GTTGCGTTTGCTTATGAAGATGGACGCCCTGTAGAAGGTAAGGGTTTCGGGAGAAGGATAATGGATAGGGTGCATGAGACGTATGCTTCTGAGTTAAATGGTAAGGACTTCGCATACGACGGGGAGAAAAGTCTGTTTACCATTGGTGCTCTTCCAAGCAACAAGCTTGAGTTTGAAGTTGTTCTGGAGGATGTTGTTTCGAATAG AAATAATGGTAACTGTAGCCCTGATGGTCATGGGGACAATGAAAGTGACAAAAAGAGGATGCGACGCCCGTATCGTGCGAAGAAATTTAAAGTAGAGATTAGCTATGCCGCCAAAATTCCAATGCAGGCCATTGCCAATGCCTTGCGTGGGCAGGAATCGGAGAATTTCCAAGAAGCCATCAGAGTGCTCGATATTATATTGAGGCAACATGCTGCTAAACA AGGTTGCCTCCTAGTTCGGCAATCCTTCTTCCACAATGACCCAAGGAATTTTGCTGAAGTTGGAGGTGGTGTGCTTGGCTGCAGAGGATTCCATTCAAGTTTCAGAACTACTCAGAGTGGCCTGTCTCTGAACATAG ATGTCACAACTACTATGACAATCCAGCCTGGACCTGTTGTGGACTTCCTAATTGCCAATCAAAATGTGCGAGATCCATTTCAGCTTGACTGGGCAAAG GCCAAAAGGACCCTAAAAAATCTGAGGATTAAAGTAAGCCCATCCAATCAAGAGTACAAAATTACAGGTCTCAGTGAACTCCCATGCCGAGATCAGAC GTTTTCTCTTAAGAAAGGTGGAAGGGATGGTGATGATGGTACTGAAGAAGTGACTGTTTATGATTATTTTGTCAATGCTCGTAGGATAGATCTTCGATACTCTGCTGAGCTTCCTTGTATCAATGTTGGCAAGCCTAAACGACCGACATACTTCCCCATTGAG CTTTGTGAATTGGTGTCCTTGCAACGTTATACAAAAGCGCTGTCCACGCTTCAAAGGGCTTCATTGGTAGAGAAGTCCAGGCAGAAGCCACCAGAGAGGATGAGGGTTTTATCTGAT GCACTAAAAACCAGCAACTATGGTTCTGAACCTATGCTTCAAAATTGTGGAATTTCTATAAGCACTGGCTTTACTCAAGTGGATGGTCGGGTTCTGCCTTCACCAAGG TTGAAGCTTGGCAATGGTGAGGACTTAAATCCAAGGAATGGGAGATGGAATTTTAGTAATAAG AGTTTTGTGCAGCCAATAAAGATAGAACGGTGGGCTGTAGTTAACTTTTCTGCACGATGTGATGTAAGAGCTCTTGTGAGGGATATGATTAGAGTTGCAGGAACGAAAGGAATT TCAATGGAAGATCCATTTGATGTGCTTGAAGAGAGTCACCAGTTTAGGCGTTCCCCACCAATGGTTAGAGTGGAGAAGATGTTTGAAAGCATGCAGTCTAAACTTCCTGGAGTTCCTCAGTTCCTTCTATGTCTAATTCCCGAGAGGAAAAACTGTGAAATTTATG GtccatggaaaaagaaaaatcttacCGAGTATGGAATTGCTAGCCAGTGCATGTGTCCTTTAAGGGTCAATGACCAGTTTCTGACTAACGTTTTGATGAAGATAAATGCCAAG CTTGGTGGATTGAATACATTATTAGGCGTTGAACACTCTCCAGCTCTTCCAGTCGTTTCAAAAGCACCCACACTTATCCTGGGCATGGATGTTTCGCATGGCTCACCAGGGCAATCTGATATTCCTTCAATTGCAGCG GTGGTCAGCTCTAGACAATGGCCTCTTATATCGAAGTATAGGGCCTGTGTTCGTACCCAGTCCGCAAAGGTTGAAATGATAGATAACCTGTTCAAGAAAGTATCTGACAAAGATGATGATGGAATTATAAG GGAACTTCTACTTGATTTCTATGTTACTTCTGCGAAGCGAAAGCCAGacaatataattattttcaG GGATGGTGTTAGTGAATCACAGTTCAATCAAGTTTTGAACAAAGAGCTTGATCAAATCATTGAG GCATGTAAATTCCTTGATGAAAAGTGGGAGCCCAAGTTTGTGGTTATAGTTGCTCAGAAGAACCACCACACAAGATTCTTCCAGTCTGGTTCTCCTGACAATGTCCCACCTG GAACTGTTGTTGACAACAAAATTTGTCATCCAAGAAACTATGATTTCTACCTATGTGCACATGCTGGAATGATA GGCACTAGCAGGCCTACACACTACCATGTTCTTCATGATGAGGTTGGTTTTAGTGCTGATGAGCTACAGGAGCTTGTACATTCTCTGTCATATGT GTATCAGAGGAGCACCACTTCCATTTCTGTTG